The following coding sequences are from one Nicotiana tomentosiformis chromosome 3, ASM39032v3, whole genome shotgun sequence window:
- the LOC104086981 gene encoding uncharacterized protein produces the protein MRTLCPNLDREDGLETVLEVPIPEEMFASHKNRSWHNMKSWVKSHTHDKSADSIFGGRNAEIQLLLGVVGAPLIPHPIRCDHSLNKKINDHPIEASMAKYIVQQYIAAAGGEHALNSIDSMYAMGKVKMLASEFIAGDGMGLNNNGKVMKNIKSVKNGPGEMGGFVLWQKRPDLWSIELVISGCKISAGSDGKVAWRQTPWHHSHASRGPARPLRRSLQGLDPRSTANLFSNSICVGEKTVNGEDCFILKLEADPSTLKARSSSNVKIMRHTVYGYFSQRTGLLINLEDTHLLRIKAPGNDVFWETTMESLIQDYRTLNGVNFAHGGRTSVSLFRFGENSEGHTRTKMEEVWTIEEVDFNIKGLSMDCFLPPSDLKKEDEACGIVMNHDAMKKNSRLAFKIHANTPKLIASGKGVTVAKIVAIDEEDSEEYEPDEDL, from the exons ATGAGGACTCTGTGCCCCAACTTGGATAGAGAAGATGGACTAGAAACTGTGCTCGAAGTCCCCATCCCTGAAGAAATGTTTGCTTCCCATAAGAACAGGTCATGGCATAACATGAAATCTTGGGTTAAGTCTCACACTCATGACAAGTCTGCTGATTCCATTTTCGGCGGCCGTAATGCTGAAATTCAGCTCTTGCTTGGCGTTGTTGGAGCCCCTTTGATCCCTCATCCCATCCGCTGTGACCACTCTCTCAACAAAAAGATCAATGATCATCCCATT GAGGCTTCAATGGCCAAGTATATCGTACAACAGTACATAGCTGCTGCAGGAGGAGAACATGCTCTGAATTCAATTGACAGCATGTATGCTATGGGAAAGGTAAAAATGTTAGCGTCAGAATTTATAGCGGGAGACGGCATGGGGTTGAACAATAATGGCAAGGTGATGAAGAATATCAAGAGCGTGAAAAATGGGCCAGGGGAAATGGGAGGATTTGTGTTGTGGCAGAAAAGACCTGATCTTTGGAGCATAGAGCTAGTCATTTCAGGGTGTAAAATCAGTGCTGGAAGTGATGGTAAGGTGGCCTGGAGACAAACTCCATGGCACCATTCTCATGCCTCTCGTGGTCCTGCTAGGCCTCTTCGTCGTTCCTTACAG GGTCTTGATCCAAGGTCCACTGCTAATTTATTCTCCAATTCCATATGTGTCGGAGAGAAGACCGTAAATGGGGAAGACTGCTTTATATTAAAGCTTGAAGCAGATCCTTCAACTCTGAAAGCAAGAAGCAGCAGCAATGTAAAGATTATGAGGCACACCGTTTACGGATACTTCAGCCAAAGAACAGGCCTTTTAATAAATCTAGAGGACACTCATCTTCTAAGAATAAAAGCCCCTGGAAATGATGTATTCTGGGAAACAACAATGGAGTCATTAATTCAAGATTATCGAACACTTAACGGGGTTAACTTCGCACATGGCGGCAGGACATCAGTTTCTCTATTCAGGTTTGGCGAGAACTCAGAAGGACACACCAGAACAAAGATGGAAGAAGTCTGGACCATTGAAGAAGTCGACTTCAACATAAAGGGACTCTCTATGGACTGTTTCTTGCCACCTAGTGACTTGAAGAAAGAAGATGAAGCATGTGGGATAGTCATGAATCATGACGCGATGAAAAAGAATTCGAGGCTGGCATTTAAGATTCATGCCAACACTCCTAAATTGATAGCTTCTGGGAAAGGTGTAACGGTTGCCAAAATCGTGGCTATTGATGAAGAAGATTCAGAAGAATATGAACCAGATGAAGACTTGTAA